The region TAGATGGCCGTCATTCTTTGCAAGAAAGTGCCTTCGGAGATGAATGGGGAGGCAGGCAGTGGAAGGATGGAGAGGTCGGAGTTCCGGAAGACGACATATTCCTGCAGTCCATAACTCTGACTGAAGAGGTAAACTACATGGAGTAGCCTACTGTTAATCGTGTCTGAATGTGTTCGAAATTTACATATTCCACACTGGATTATTATATGATACTGTTCTCAATTGGCACTCTtcagatgatgtcattgttgGTTTATGGTTGAATAAAGAATAGAGTTAAGATCATTACTTTGTGGAATACAACTGTCAAACAGTAAAGACctaaacaaatgtattataaCAGTGCAAGGAAGTAATCGATGGGTTACTCGCATAACCCTACGTAGTTCCCTGCATGAGGAATGTACTACCAGGACGTTTCAGATATCTCATGTCACAACTGGATTGGCTAGACAACTTTTAAATTCGCTGAAGGCTTGGTCACACCCTTTGCACTAGGGTGGAATGTGATTGGAGGAAGAAGCCTGTAATTCAGTGTCTTTTCTATATTGGATCCTCTTGGGGAACCAAGCAACATGGCTGCATGGCAGTCCGTTTCTTATAGAGGACATCATGGTTGCGAATCTAACCCCTCATTCCGTTTCATTTTAGAATGGATTGGCAGAGTGCTGGGATACTCCACCCATTCCCGCAGAGCGCCCGGAGGAGCTCACCGGACTGCAGAGGGATGGACGTGGTGATGAAGAGGTACTGGAGGTGAAGGAcgatagagggagagagcctTCTGCAGGACCTGAGCACAGCGTTAGGCCGCAGAACGGCCCGGGTGCTGAGCGCGTGTTTGAGAGAGGTAGACTCCCGAGGGCTTCACCCACACAAGGCTACAGAGACCTGGAGGCCGAGGACCAGCAATGCGCTAATGTTAGGGGTGATCTGCAGCGGCTGTTGGGCCAAGCTGAGCCTCATCCTAATCAGGCGGCGGAAGGTTCCGGTAACAGCACGCCCTCTTCGGGATCCCCAGATCAGAAGCCACACGTTGGGGCTTCATGTTTAGCGTGTGTCAAGGAGGAGGTTGAGATTAAGTCTATATGCATTGAAGAGACGGCAGCAGAGAGGGTTGAGCGACAGGACAGAGAGACGCTGAGCTCCGTGAAGAGCGAGGGCCAGGCCTTTCAGCCCGGGCCACACAGACTCCAGGCATCAGAGGACGGAACGAGAGAGAGTCTGAGCACGGCAGAGTCCGGCTCAGACACCGAGGACAGCCCGATTTTCCAGATGACCGACAGCATCGAGCTCTACGGCAGGACTGACACTGCGGATTCAGCCGACACCCATTCTGGGTTGAGTTTCACCCACCTAAACAGCGTACGTGATCAAGTACACCCAGGAAAGAAAGCGTTCAGATGCACACAGTGCGGAAGGTATTTCAGCCATCGCAATAATCTGTACCGCCACCGGCGAATTCACACAGGGGAGAAGCCCTTTACCTGCGTGCACTGCGGGAAGAGTTTCACCCAGCAAAGCCACCTGTACGAGCACAAGCGGATTCACACGGGAGAGCGACCCTTTAGCTGTGCCGTATGTGGGAAGAGTTTCACTCAGCAAAGTAATCTTAAAAGACACCAGCGCATACACACTGGGGAAAGGCCTTATAGCTGCATGCACTGCGGAAAGGTTTTCACTCACCTGATGCACCTCAAAATGCACCAGCAAGTTCATTTTGGAGGGAATGAACTGTTCTTTTGAGCACCGCTGACTGCTTTAGGCACTTCTTTGGCCAAATAAACATTCGGATCGAGAGGatgatgcacattttaaatctgtttgagaaccttttttatttttttattaccgTTTACTTTTTACCAAAAttgcctgctggttttttttttttgttgtcactcggtacttaattgatcaattatagTAGTTATTGAACAGTTAATTcactggtttcttgggtctgaattgcttgctgatattaaggcgaaaacaaaaaccaggaatCACCGGGGCGGATCAAATGTACCAGCGgtggctgttgttatggtgtcaGACCTGGTACCCTTCACTGCATGGAACTCCTTAATAATTCATTAACAAGTTGTCACTTACAGCTTCATACTGCTCTTCCTGCAGGGAGGAGCTGAACACTCTGTGGAGGCCTATTGTTCAACCACCATGCAACCCACCAtaccaaaaaaaacaggtcacCAGCATAAGGACATGTCAATATACTGCTCTTTTTAGACTATTTCTGAACAAGCCAGTTGCTAGAAAATGTAGTCTGAACACTATTCTTTATTCCACACTCCAGTGTTCACATGGTGGTCTACCCCATCATTTTATCTGTTACCCGCCAGTACAGCAATCACGTAAGCGGTGTTATAAAGGTGTTGAATGATGTAGAAACAATGTCTGCATCATTCATAGCCCTGTACATCAGGGATCAGAAACTCACGGTTCTTGAGGGCTGagacctgctggttttccaccctccctttgcctgggagtcaggtgtgaacagtctggccaatcagtagcactaattacccaggagaaaagaaaaccagggctggatttggattcgagggccagagttggATGATCTGTGCTGTACATGATGCTTTGTGACAGTGGCATAGTCCACTCAAGCGGCTACAACCCAAGCCTTTCTAATCAGTCTGGGCTGCACTTAAGTTAATGTTGCTGGAATCCGCTGCTCTGTAAAATGTCCTCAGTTGACTGACTGTCAGACAGCATCTTGATGAATTTCTGTGTTGCTTAGTTCCTCTTTATATTGTGGCTGTTCTAGGTTCCATACGCATCAGTTGTTAACGTATCACTGCCTTCCATAACAGCCGTTCATTCAGGCAGATCTCTCAGGTATTTCATGATGCTTTATAGCTGGGCTCCTTTGGTCAGGTCTTATGCAAATGTATGGTCTTCAATATGATGTGAACAAGCCAGATTAATCTGGGGGGAAATAAAGAAGCCTTTGTAAAACGTTTGCTTGATGTTGTTTTGatagcaataaaatatttgtgatgACACTGAGCCTCACAgcaaccagagagagagagtgagagggtgagaggggtgggggttccTGTGCAGTGCTCCAGAGGGCATCATCGCTGGGGTGAGTCTTC is a window of Anguilla anguilla isolate fAngAng1 chromosome 13, fAngAng1.pri, whole genome shotgun sequence DNA encoding:
- the LOC118211848 gene encoding zinc finger protein 552-like isoform X2: MINFGTLQAQLASIMEVLAKAAVVEITKLVEDSSAEIRLEISRNQFENVALRRKLSRMQSELILARGCQERIDGRHSLQESAFGDEWGGRQWKDGEVGVPEDDIFLQSITLTEENGLAECWDTPPIPAERPEELTGLQRDGRGDEEVLEVKDDRGREPSAGPEHSVRPQNGPGAERVFERGRLPRASPTQGYRDLEAEDQQCANVRGDLQRLLGQAEPHPNQAAEGSGNSTPSSGSPDQKPHVGASCLACVKEEVEIKSICIEETAAERVERQDRETLSSVKSEGQAFQPGPHRLQASEDGTRESLSTAESGSDTEDSPIFQMTDSIELYGRTDTADSADTHSGLSFTHLNSVRDQVHPGKKAFRCTQCGRYFSHRNNLYRHRRIHTGEKPFTCVHCGKSFTQQSHLYEHKRIHTGERPFSCAVCGKSFTQQSNLKRHQRIHTGERPYSCMHCGKVFTHLMHLKMHQQVHFGGNELFF
- the LOC118211848 gene encoding zinc finger protein 552-like isoform X1, whose product is MINFGTLQAQLASIMEVLAKAAVVEITKLVEDSSAEIRLEISRNQFENVALRRKLSRMQSELILARGCQERIGAEKTSVKGSELHGPIQICDGVGTDGRHSLQESAFGDEWGGRQWKDGEVGVPEDDIFLQSITLTEENGLAECWDTPPIPAERPEELTGLQRDGRGDEEVLEVKDDRGREPSAGPEHSVRPQNGPGAERVFERGRLPRASPTQGYRDLEAEDQQCANVRGDLQRLLGQAEPHPNQAAEGSGNSTPSSGSPDQKPHVGASCLACVKEEVEIKSICIEETAAERVERQDRETLSSVKSEGQAFQPGPHRLQASEDGTRESLSTAESGSDTEDSPIFQMTDSIELYGRTDTADSADTHSGLSFTHLNSVRDQVHPGKKAFRCTQCGRYFSHRNNLYRHRRIHTGEKPFTCVHCGKSFTQQSHLYEHKRIHTGERPFSCAVCGKSFTQQSNLKRHQRIHTGERPYSCMHCGKVFTHLMHLKMHQQVHFGGNELFF